The following are encoded together in the Anabrus simplex isolate iqAnaSimp1 chromosome 5, ASM4041472v1, whole genome shotgun sequence genome:
- the LOC137500997 gene encoding putative nuclease HARBI1 — MDLNEEDVVIACAAYIVLQQKKKKNKKRYWVHKLFTTREEEGEFHTIFGRLRNDQEKFVKYFRMSYSKFDNLLQQLKPHLTKKNSKWRKSISAEERLALTLRYLASGNSQISMSFSYRISPTAVHSIIVSACEAIWDILSPQEMPQPTEEMWKKISEEFYDLWRFPNCIGALDGKHVVIQAPPSSGSLFYNYKHTFSIVLLALVDAKYRFIAVDVGGYGKSSDGGLFSRSVLGRSLENKTLNIPGPKPLPNCNEPVVPYVILGDEAFPLKTYLMRPHPGSTARSDERQANYNFRQSRTRRVVENAFGIAVQRHRVLYGRLHMHPENAEKVVLAVCVLHNYLLSDLPVVNDYEDNRIRSEQSLFTALPHVGVHGSFEATRVRETFREYFMNDKLGP, encoded by the exons atggatctgaacgaagaagacgtagttatcgcctgtgcagcgtacattgttttacaacaaaagaagaagaaaaataagaaacgaTACTGGGTTCATAAATTGTTTACAAcgagagaagaagaaggagagtttCACACAATTTTCGGTCGGCTACGAAATGACCAAGAAAAATTCGTAAAATATTTTCGAATGAGTTACTCCAAGTTTGACAATTTGCTTCAACAACTGAAACCACATCTCACGAAAAAGAATTCAAAATGGAGGAAATCCATTAGTGCAGAAGAGAGACTAGCATTAACATTACG GTATCTCGCATCTGGAAATTCGCAGATCTCCATGAGTTTCAGTTACAGAATTTCCCCGACAGCTGTTCACTCTATAATAGTCTCCGCATGTGAGGCTATTTGGGACATTTTGTCTCCACAAGAAATGCCCCAACCTACTGAGGAAATGTGGAAGAAAATATCTGAAGAATTCTATGATCTGTGGCGTTTTCCGAACTGTATAGGAGCTTTAGATGGAAAACACGTTGTTATTCAAGCGCCCCCAAGCAGCGGGTCTCTCTTTTATAACTATAAACATACTTTCTCTATCGTTCTTTTGGCATTAGTGGATGCCAAATACAGATTCATTGCTGTTGATGTAGGAGGTTATGGCAAGTCCAGTGACGGAGGACTATTCTCAAGATCAGTTTTAGGAAGATCTTTGGAAAACAAAACGTTAAATATACCAGGTCCTAAACCGTTGCCAAATTGTAATGAACCTGTTGTGCCTTATGTAATACTTGGTGATGAAGCTTTCCCACTAAAAACGTATCTGATGCGTCCGCACCCCGGATCCACAGCTCGCAGTGATGAAAGGCAGGCGAATTATAATTTCCGGCAGTCGAGAACACGACGAGTAGTGGAGAATGCCTTTGGCATTGCTGTCCAGAGACATAGGGTACTCTATGGAAGACTCCATATGCACCCAGAAAATGCTGAAAAAGTAGTGTTGGCAGTCTGTGTATTACACAACTATTTACTCAGTGACCTGCCAGTAGTAAACGATTACGAAGACAACAGAATACGTTCTGAGCAATCATTGTTTACTGCGCTACCACATGTTGGGGTTCATGGAAGTTTTGAGGCTACAAGAGTCAGGGAAACGTTTCGAGAATATTTCATGAATGACAAATTAGGTCCCTAG